In Chiloscyllium plagiosum isolate BGI_BamShark_2017 chromosome 18, ASM401019v2, whole genome shotgun sequence, a single genomic region encodes these proteins:
- the inka1a gene encoding PAK4-inhibitor inka1, translated as MQDAKLDDFICHLRKEMINMKEAGACLRDQMQCMMQALQDLKQIHNISTLSLKEEEAVPLAPAKGRSSHSFTSDVSESDTYDSACCLASPRSEEEGSPSVFASPSSDRSLEFDSGYSEASGPTLTKAARVGSSPCLRENRLPSAGILRNKIGLGPNKKIRPKSTSDVYSEQCSWKIFDYTDPNDWTVNLLSQSRNRQPLVLGDNCFADLVENWMDLPEEADEMTEPKAKDHSGRWLGKPHEFILNISGNVRRKLANISRSDRSKSTDPKHQSNRDNSHAHLQSKRLSCPTNLGNYMPKLSYLHRSHSNLPQTHEASTTDFDKFIALMKSRSRKPIICKDTISYV; from the exons ATGCAAGACGCAAAACTGGATGATTTCATTTGTCATCTTCGCAAAGAAATG ATAAATATGAAGGAGGCAGGGGCTTGTCTTCGAGATCAAATGCAATGTATGATGCAGGCATTGCAGGACCTGAAGCAAATTCACAACATCAGCACCCTGAGCCTGAAGGAGGAGGAGGCAGTACCACTGGCCCCTGCCAAGGGAAGGAGCTCACATAGTTTTACTTCTGATGTTTCTGAATCGGACACGTATGACTCAGCTTGTTGCCTGGCATCTCCGAGAAGTGAGGAGGAAGGCAGCCCATCAGTATTTGCATCACCCAGCAGTGACAGAAGCTTAGAGTTTGACTCAGGCTATTCCGAAGCATCTGGGCCCACATTGACAAAGGCAGCACGAGTAGGAAGCTCACCATGTTTGAGGGAGAATAGACTTCCCAGTGCTGGGATCTTGAGAAATAAGATTGGCTTGGGACCAAACAAAAAAATAAGACCTAAATCGACTTCTGATGTTTATTCAGAACAATGCTCCTGGAAGATTTTCGATTATACAGATCCAAATGACTGGACAGTCAATTTGCTCTCCCAAAGCAGGAATAGGCAGCCCCTTGTACTGGGGGATAACTGTTTTGCAGATCTGGTCGAAAACTGGATGGACCTTCCAGAGGAGGCTGATGAGATGACGGAACCAAAGGCAAAGGATCACTCTGGCAGATGGTTGGGGAAGCCTCACGAGTTCATCCTGAACATCTCTGGAAATGTGAGGCGTAAACTGGCCAACATCTCGCGATCTGACAGGTCAAAGAGTACAGATCCAAAGCACCAAAGCAACAGAGACAACAGCCACGCACATTTGCAATCAAAGAGACTCTCCTGTCCGACAAATTTGGGTAATTACATGCCAAAGCTTTCTTATCTGCATCGTTCTCACTCTAACCTACCCCAGACGCATGAAGCATCAACAACAGACTTTGATAAATTTATTGCTTTGATGAAAAGCAGAAGTAGGAAACCAATTATTTGCAAGGACAC